One genomic region from Listeria monocytogenes encodes:
- a CDS encoding DUF4064 domain-containing protein has product MIKRTGEIVLAIIGLVLSLLAQAFIAIIGLLMISGSKGKEGLTTFYNNYYKTMTEWEIPKKEVPDPDRVLDFVQTLSWTALTGGLITLALGIFGIYYIFKNKKPVFAGYLFLAAGVVSLLSTALISFIPALLFIVAAILCFVRKPKSAFSGL; this is encoded by the coding sequence ATGATTAAACGAACTGGTGAGATAGTACTCGCTATTATTGGTCTTGTTTTAAGTCTACTCGCACAAGCATTTATTGCTATTATTGGTCTATTAATGATAAGCGGTTCAAAAGGAAAGGAAGGTTTAACAACTTTCTACAACAACTACTACAAAACAATGACTGAATGGGAAATCCCGAAAAAAGAGGTTCCTGATCCCGATCGTGTATTGGATTTTGTGCAAACATTATCTTGGACAGCATTAACGGGAGGCTTAATTACGCTCGCACTTGGTATCTTTGGGATTTACTACATATTCAAAAATAAAAAACCAGTTTTTGCTGGATATTTATTTTTAGCAGCAGGCGTTGTATCGTTGCTTTCTACAGCACTAATTAGTTTCATTCCTGCGTTACTATTCATTGTTGCTGCTATACTTTGTTTTGTCCGCAAACCGAAGAGCGCTTTTTCTGGATTATAA
- a CDS encoding alpha/beta hydrolase, translated as MKKVIILIIALAVIITGFWIIFLQFEPTKKEAKEPTVTANKTTTKEQNSVSEIAIPTLFVHGYSGTANSFGGMINRLAEDGDVTKSLVMNVAADGTVSSKGDYDKFSHNPTIQVIFEDNKSSAANQTQWIQNVMKELKNNYHIEKVYAVGHSMGGVSLTSYIEKVGNDKTYPVLEKLVLIGAPLNGLVIGDDGVTAYDLTDSGPKKSSDRYSEFMKNKQKIPTNLHVLNIAGDTLNGTKSDGSVSVASALSGKFIFEGQAASYEEKTFTGKNAAHSKLHENTNVDAEVADFLWGIEKVD; from the coding sequence ATGAAAAAAGTTATTATTTTAATTATCGCATTAGCCGTTATCATTACGGGCTTCTGGATAATTTTTCTTCAATTTGAGCCGACTAAAAAAGAAGCTAAAGAACCTACCGTGACAGCAAATAAAACAACAACAAAAGAACAAAATTCTGTTTCAGAAATAGCCATCCCTACCCTGTTTGTTCATGGGTATTCTGGAACAGCAAATTCATTCGGCGGTATGATTAATCGCCTTGCTGAAGACGGGGATGTAACAAAATCACTTGTTATGAATGTTGCGGCTGATGGGACTGTAAGCTCTAAGGGTGACTATGATAAGTTTAGTCATAACCCTACTATTCAAGTTATTTTTGAAGATAATAAAAGCTCAGCGGCAAATCAAACACAATGGATTCAAAATGTCATGAAAGAATTAAAAAATAATTATCATATCGAAAAAGTATACGCAGTTGGTCATTCCATGGGTGGCGTTAGTTTAACGAGTTACATTGAAAAAGTAGGTAATGATAAAACTTATCCTGTTCTTGAAAAACTTGTTTTAATCGGCGCTCCGCTTAATGGACTAGTAATTGGTGATGATGGTGTTACAGCTTACGACCTTACAGATTCAGGGCCAAAAAAATCTTCAGACCGTTATAGTGAATTCATGAAAAACAAACAAAAAATCCCTACTAATTTGCACGTATTAAATATTGCAGGTGATACTTTAAACGGAACAAAAAGCGATGGTAGTGTTTCTGTTGCGAGCGCCTTATCTGGCAAATTTATTTTTGAAGGCCAGGCAGCAAGTTACGAAGAAAAAACATTCACAGGGAAAAATGCAGCTCATAGTAAACTCCACGAAAACACCAATGTTGATGCCGAAGTAGCTGATTTTTTATGGGGAATAGAAAAAGTAGATTAA
- a CDS encoding alpha/beta hydrolase — protein sequence MLKRVFFSIILPLGCLVGAIFILLTINTTYPKAANDSIPTIFIHGYRGTDRSLHGMIRRFDQKYDWGTESLTVNVSPDGEISTTGTYNKKEKNPLINIVFEDNRATLPQQSMWTKKVMSYLQQNYAIKKFNAVGHSMGGGAWVSYLASYEKNKSYPQVNKIVFLAVPFYPEEYVNGDQQVDIKNANNVHAKFAEKMAKVLPNNTEIMIIGGNLEDGSNSDGEVKLDSVLYGEKLFAHQKVTTHVIKGPQATHSSMHESTVVDKYVGQFLWGEK from the coding sequence ATGCTAAAGCGCGTGTTCTTCTCCATTATCTTACCATTAGGTTGTTTAGTTGGAGCAATTTTTATTTTACTAACGATTAACACGACTTATCCAAAAGCAGCCAATGATTCCATTCCAACCATTTTTATACATGGTTATCGTGGGACAGACCGCTCGCTTCACGGAATGATACGTCGCTTTGACCAAAAGTATGATTGGGGTACAGAGTCATTGACCGTAAATGTAAGCCCAGATGGAGAAATTTCTACTACTGGAACTTATAACAAAAAGGAAAAAAATCCACTTATCAACATTGTTTTTGAAGATAATCGGGCGACGCTTCCCCAACAATCGATGTGGACAAAAAAGGTAATGTCTTATTTACAACAAAATTATGCAATTAAAAAATTTAATGCAGTAGGTCATTCAATGGGGGGTGGCGCTTGGGTTTCGTATTTAGCTAGTTACGAAAAAAACAAGTCCTATCCACAAGTAAATAAAATTGTGTTTCTTGCAGTACCATTTTATCCGGAAGAATATGTAAATGGTGATCAACAGGTTGATATTAAAAACGCCAATAATGTACATGCTAAATTCGCTGAGAAAATGGCCAAAGTTTTACCCAATAATACAGAAATTATGATTATTGGTGGTAATTTGGAAGATGGTTCAAATAGTGATGGTGAAGTGAAATTAGACAGTGTTTTATATGGTGAAAAATTATTTGCACATCAAAAGGTGACGACACATGTCATTAAAGGACCACAAGCTACTCATAGTAGTATGCATGAATCTACTGTAGTGGATAAATATGTTGGTCAATTTTTATGGGGCGAGAAATAA
- a CDS encoding AI-2E family transporter, with translation MNWLEKLKENDTARRVLVFVLLGVVLYLLRSMIDLILLTFIFAFLVTRLENVILKRVRVPRKLIVIVLYSLVAVFLYVAIVHFLPILINQISQLVDSLVKLYNNPSDNTIVKWIVGFLKESNIQKYLQAGVDFIIASLSGIGSVGLSFFLALILSLFFSLEKERVTSFTGQFMTSKVGFIFKEAAFFGKKFVSTFGVVLEAQLMIALVNTFITTIALYLMDFPQLLSLSIMVFVLGLIPVAGVIISCIPLVLIAYSVGGFQDVVYILITVVIVHAIETYILNPKLMSSKTNLPVFYTFIILIFSETFFGVWGLIVGIPVFVFLLDILEVRNAEDLKKRTLFGRKKKVD, from the coding sequence ATGAATTGGTTAGAAAAACTAAAAGAAAACGACACTGCAAGACGGGTGCTAGTGTTTGTCCTTCTAGGCGTTGTTTTATATTTACTCAGAAGTATGATTGATTTGATTTTACTAACATTCATTTTTGCATTTTTAGTAACACGACTAGAGAATGTTATTTTGAAAAGGGTGCGCGTACCAAGAAAGCTAATTGTCATTGTACTTTATTCGCTAGTAGCAGTATTCTTATATGTCGCTATAGTGCATTTCTTACCAATTTTAATTAATCAAATTTCTCAATTAGTAGATTCTCTTGTGAAACTTTACAATAATCCAAGTGACAACACGATTGTGAAGTGGATTGTTGGGTTTTTAAAAGAATCTAACATACAAAAATATTTACAAGCTGGGGTCGATTTTATTATCGCTTCACTTTCCGGTATTGGATCTGTCGGATTGTCTTTCTTCCTAGCATTAATTCTTAGTTTATTTTTCTCTTTGGAAAAAGAACGAGTAACTTCTTTTACTGGGCAGTTTATGACAAGTAAGGTAGGCTTCATTTTTAAAGAGGCTGCGTTTTTTGGAAAGAAATTTGTTTCGACTTTTGGAGTAGTTTTAGAGGCGCAATTAATGATTGCTTTAGTAAACACATTTATTACGACAATCGCGCTTTATTTAATGGACTTTCCACAGTTGCTTAGTTTATCTATTATGGTTTTCGTCTTAGGATTAATCCCAGTTGCAGGAGTGATTATTTCCTGTATTCCACTGGTGCTTATAGCTTATTCTGTTGGAGGATTTCAAGATGTGGTGTACATTTTAATTACCGTTGTCATTGTCCATGCGATTGAGACGTACATTTTAAATCCAAAACTAATGTCATCTAAAACGAACTTACCGGTATTTTACACATTTATTATTTTGATTTTCTCGGAAACATTCTTTGGAGTGTGGGGGCTAATCGTAGGAATTCCAGTTTTTGTATTCTTATTAGATATTTTAGAAGTGAGAAATGCAGAAGACTTAAAAAAACGAACGTTATTTGGACGCAAGAAAAAAGTAGATTAG